From a single Nostoc sp. MS1 genomic region:
- a CDS encoding retroviral-like aspartic protease family protein: MGKLVIPNIQTKQMRQVIVTITLTNRIDQLLAQRGFIPVEEVRSCILNDVLVDTGATLLCLPSSIINQLGLTPGGEAKVETAAGVQQGRIFRDVELSIEERRGTFDCLELTEVPYALLGVTPMEILGLEPNLKNRKLRVLPMNSEQTYLSIL, from the coding sequence ATGGGTAAGCTGGTAATACCAAATATTCAGACTAAGCAAATGAGACAAGTTATAGTAACTATCACCCTGACGAATCGAATTGATCAACTTTTAGCCCAGCGAGGCTTTATTCCTGTTGAAGAAGTTCGTTCTTGTATCCTAAATGATGTCTTAGTAGATACGGGTGCGACCTTGTTATGCTTACCCAGTAGTATTATTAATCAACTTGGTTTAACTCCAGGTGGAGAGGCAAAAGTAGAGACTGCGGCTGGAGTTCAACAAGGGAGAATTTTCCGAGATGTTGAATTAAGTATTGAAGAACGCCGAGGAACTTTTGATTGTTTGGAACTTACGGAAGTACCTTATGCGCTTTTGGGTGTTACACCAATGGAAATTCTAGGCTTAGAACCAAACCTCAAAAATCGTAAGCTACGAGTACTACCAATGAACTCTGAGCAAACTTACTTGAGTATTTTATAG
- a CDS encoding DNA cytosine methyltransferase translates to MGVKPQIFSFFAGAGFLDLGFEISGFNIVYVNEISSPFLAAYRYSREMLNLPLPEYGYHQGEAADVSQLVEGVQTKRLLELVQDCRKSNRIVGFIGGPPCPDFSIGGKNRGYLGENGKLSSAYIELICQILPDFFLFENVKGLWRTKKHRQFFETIKLQLQQSGYILTEKLINAIEYGVPQDRVRIILLGFKHSFLSDMGIKLNDELSFPWDEKVLYPQEKVFTYPWSQSEPFRENSILPCPDGIPQELTVEYWFTKNDVQNHLNSQHYFQPRGGMTKFVSIAEGDDSKKSFKRLHRWRYSPTACYGNNEVHLHPYKARRISVAEALAIQSLPKNFVLPENMFLTHMFKAIGNGVPYLASKALAESILAFLNTDVKNTSIADEITLD, encoded by the coding sequence ATGGGTGTCAAACCTCAAATTTTTTCATTCTTTGCAGGCGCAGGCTTTCTTGATTTGGGTTTTGAAATTAGCGGTTTTAATATTGTTTATGTGAATGAGATTTCCTCGCCTTTTTTGGCAGCATATCGCTATTCTAGGGAGATGCTGAATTTACCTTTACCAGAGTATGGATATCATCAAGGAGAAGCAGCAGATGTATCTCAGCTTGTGGAAGGTGTTCAGACAAAACGTTTATTAGAGTTGGTACAAGATTGTCGTAAGTCTAATCGTATTGTTGGTTTTATTGGCGGCCCTCCTTGTCCTGATTTTTCTATTGGCGGGAAGAATAGGGGTTATTTGGGTGAAAATGGTAAGCTTTCTTCAGCTTATATCGAATTAATTTGTCAAATCTTGCCTGATTTCTTTTTATTTGAAAATGTTAAGGGTTTGTGGCGGACTAAAAAGCATCGGCAGTTTTTTGAGACAATCAAATTACAGTTACAGCAATCAGGTTATATATTAACGGAAAAACTAATCAATGCTATCGAATATGGTGTACCACAAGATAGAGTGAGAATAATATTACTAGGGTTTAAACATAGCTTCCTTAGTGATATGGGTATTAAATTAAATGATGAATTAAGTTTTCCTTGGGATGAAAAAGTTTTATATCCTCAAGAAAAAGTATTTACTTATCCGTGGAGTCAATCTGAACCATTTAGAGAAAATTCTATACTCCCTTGTCCTGATGGTATTCCTCAAGAGTTAACTGTTGAATACTGGTTTACAAAAAATGATGTCCAAAATCATCTTAATTCTCAGCATTATTTTCAACCAAGAGGTGGTATGACAAAATTTGTCAGTATTGCTGAAGGAGATGATTCTAAAAAATCTTTTAAACGGCTACACAGATGGCGTTATTCTCCTACAGCTTGTTATGGCAATAATGAAGTACATTTGCATCCTTACAAAGCAAGGCGAATTTCTGTAGCGGAAGCACTAGCCATACAATCTTTACCCAAAAATTTTGTCCTGCCAGAGAATATGTTTCTGACGCATATGTTTAAAGCTATAGGTAATGGTGTGCCATATTTGGCATCAAAGGCATTGGCTGAGTCTATTTTGGCTTTTCTTAATACAGATGTAAAAAATACTTCTATTGCTGATGAAATAACCCTTGATTAG
- the deoC gene encoding deoxyribose-phosphate aldolase — MAADYPDIDIAPFIDHALLTPTATPEQVEQWCGQADRFNFAAVCVYPAYVKQAAELLHGKKTKVCTVIGFPTGATTRLVKLYEAQEAVENGATELDVVINLGWLKSGNTEAVHEEIAEICEETGQTVKVILETNLLTDAEKRLAAEIAMEAGASFLKTGTGWNGGVTVEDVRLLKEVTRESVGIKAAGGIRTLNQALDLIVAGATRIGTSRGIDLIRQRDNLDKGE; from the coding sequence ATGGCAGCAGACTATCCAGATATTGATATTGCGCCATTTATCGATCATGCGCTATTAACGCCAACGGCTACTCCAGAGCAGGTTGAGCAATGGTGTGGACAAGCAGACAGATTTAATTTCGCGGCGGTTTGTGTGTATCCTGCTTATGTAAAGCAAGCGGCGGAACTCCTCCACGGCAAAAAAACCAAGGTTTGTACGGTAATAGGCTTCCCTACTGGTGCTACGACTCGGTTAGTCAAGTTGTATGAGGCTCAAGAGGCTGTGGAAAACGGAGCCACGGAGCTTGATGTAGTCATCAATTTAGGCTGGTTGAAGTCTGGTAATACGGAAGCGGTACATGAGGAAATTGCCGAGATTTGTGAGGAGACTGGGCAAACTGTCAAGGTAATTTTGGAAACAAATTTACTAACGGATGCGGAAAAAAGGCTTGCAGCCGAAATAGCTATGGAAGCAGGGGCTTCATTCCTCAAGACAGGTACGGGTTGGAATGGTGGTGTTACTGTGGAAGATGTACGTCTTTTGAAAGAGGTAACACGGGAAAGCGTAGGAATTAAGGCTGCTGGGGGGATTCGGACTCTGAATCAAGCTTTAGACTTAATAGTAGCGGGTGCTACGAGAATAGGCACGTCTCGCGGTATCGATTTGATCCGCCAGCGCGATAACCTAGATAAAGGCGAATAG
- the recO gene encoding DNA repair protein RecO → MSKTYKATGINLKAQALGESDRIVTILTQEFGLIRAIAPGSRKHKSSLGGRSGMFVVNELLIARGRSLDKITQAQTLKTYPGLAKDLGKLAASQYLAEIVLSQALSEHPQQELYELLNEHLHRLEELPTGESSGVLAYLAHAVFHLLALDGLAPQVQICCLTQIPLTPDLIDPNWRVGFSIAAGGIVSLQAWENLRKELVKKPEKSQKPVTHTPDSTTPDYQTVVHRQELPAIIARLTAQELTMLQQLSQPEIMQISTVNNANWLSVEQVLRQYAQYHLGRPIRSATLIDSYFAANHDATV, encoded by the coding sequence ATGAGTAAAACTTATAAGGCGACTGGTATTAATCTTAAAGCCCAAGCTCTGGGGGAATCGGATAGAATAGTGACGATTTTAACACAGGAATTTGGTTTGATTCGAGCGATCGCCCCAGGCTCACGTAAGCATAAATCCAGCCTTGGCGGTAGAAGTGGGATGTTTGTAGTCAACGAACTACTGATTGCTAGAGGGCGATCGCTTGATAAAATTACACAAGCCCAAACGTTAAAAACTTACCCTGGTTTGGCAAAAGATTTGGGTAAATTAGCTGCTAGTCAGTATCTAGCAGAAATAGTTCTGTCTCAAGCTTTGAGTGAACATCCACAACAAGAACTATACGAATTACTCAATGAACACCTGCATCGCTTGGAAGAGTTACCCACAGGTGAATCATCTGGTGTTCTTGCTTACCTAGCTCACGCAGTTTTCCATTTGTTAGCCTTAGATGGACTCGCACCACAAGTCCAAATTTGTTGCTTGACTCAAATTCCTTTAACGCCTGACTTGATAGATCCTAATTGGCGAGTCGGGTTTAGCATCGCGGCTGGCGGAATAGTTTCGCTACAAGCTTGGGAAAATTTACGCAAAGAACTTGTGAAGAAGCCGGAAAAATCGCAGAAGCCAGTTACTCATACTCCTGACTCTACAACCCCTGACTATCAAACAGTTGTGCATCGCCAAGAGTTACCCGCTATTATCGCTCGGTTAACTGCTCAAGAACTTACGATGCTCCAACAGTTGTCACAACCGGAGATAATGCAAATTAGTACCGTCAATAATGCAAACTGGTTATCTGTAGAGCAAGTTTTACGCCAGTATGCTCAGTATCATTTGGGTCGTCCTATCCGCTCTGCTACTTTGATTGATTCTTATTTTGCTGCTAACCATGATGCAACCGTCTGA
- a CDS encoding MFS transporter yields the protein MMQPSELDRKVLPLSPNHANKQHRASDPTAHNHLSAVPQPVPSHKHSPESSPDISTNEKDWISENHKTDIPPESDKHLPELAKVEVNGNGRVPVTPTPEAVPPTDDSGSGGEDSETMQHQGFFAIFKNPNFLALWGGQVFCQLADKVYLVLMIALINTQFQASDQSISGWVSALMMSFTIPAVLFGSLAGVFVDRWSKKAVLVATNAWRGILVLGIPFLLWLTHDWQPVGVLPVGFLIILAVTFLVSTLTQFFAPAEQAAIPLVVKEQDLLSANSLYTTTMMASVIVGFAVGEPLLALADNIWAQLGGNDGFGKELLVGGSYAIASIMLLLLTTHEKTHSPETEFPHVFEDLRDGLRYLKENYRVRNALLQLTILFSVIAALTVLAVRMAEIIPNLKASQFGFLLAAGGVGIAIGATILGQFGQRFSYTQLSLVGCLGMTASLVGLSIFTTQLWLVLLLVTLQGVFGSLIAIPMQTTIQTETLPEMRGKVFGLQNNVINIALSLPLALAGVAETFVGLKVVFLALAAIVFSGGILTWYNSRD from the coding sequence ATGATGCAACCGTCTGAATTGGATAGAAAAGTTCTGCCCTTATCACCCAACCACGCCAACAAACAGCATAGGGCATCAGACCCCACAGCACATAATCATTTAAGTGCTGTACCCCAGCCTGTACCCAGCCACAAACATAGTCCAGAGTCTTCACCAGACATTTCTACAAACGAGAAAGATTGGATATCGGAAAATCATAAAACTGATATACCACCTGAAAGTGACAAGCACTTACCCGAATTAGCCAAAGTTGAAGTTAATGGGAATGGACGAGTACCAGTAACCCCTACGCCAGAAGCAGTCCCACCAACAGATGACTCTGGTTCTGGTGGGGAAGACTCAGAAACTATGCAGCATCAGGGTTTTTTTGCTATATTCAAAAACCCTAACTTTTTGGCACTTTGGGGCGGTCAAGTGTTTTGCCAACTGGCAGACAAAGTATATTTAGTATTAATGATTGCCCTGATTAATACTCAGTTTCAAGCGAGTGATCAAAGTATTAGCGGTTGGGTATCGGCATTGATGATGTCTTTCACGATACCAGCAGTGTTGTTTGGTTCTTTAGCTGGTGTATTTGTTGATAGATGGTCAAAAAAAGCCGTGTTAGTAGCCACAAACGCTTGGCGCGGGATTTTGGTATTGGGCATACCTTTTCTGTTGTGGTTAACTCATGATTGGCAACCAGTAGGCGTTTTACCAGTAGGTTTTCTGATAATTTTGGCTGTGACTTTTTTAGTATCTACTCTCACTCAATTTTTTGCCCCAGCAGAACAAGCAGCAATTCCTCTGGTGGTGAAAGAACAAGATTTACTTTCGGCTAATTCCCTATACACAACCACGATGATGGCATCGGTGATAGTAGGGTTTGCTGTGGGAGAACCATTACTGGCTCTGGCGGATAATATTTGGGCGCAGTTAGGTGGTAATGATGGGTTTGGGAAGGAACTTTTGGTGGGTGGCAGTTATGCGATCGCTAGTATAATGTTGCTGTTATTAACGACTCACGAAAAAACCCACAGCCCAGAAACAGAATTTCCCCATGTCTTTGAAGATTTACGCGATGGGTTACGCTACCTCAAAGAAAATTACCGGGTTCGCAACGCCTTATTACAACTAACAATATTATTTTCTGTTATCGCCGCCTTAACTGTTCTCGCAGTCCGCATGGCAGAAATTATCCCTAACTTAAAAGCTTCTCAATTCGGTTTTTTACTGGCGGCTGGTGGTGTTGGTATTGCTATCGGCGCGACAATTTTAGGTCAGTTTGGGCAACGTTTTTCTTATACTCAATTAAGCCTTGTTGGTTGTTTGGGTATGACAGCCTCTTTAGTTGGGCTTTCTATCTTCACAACCCAGCTATGGTTAGTCCTGCTATTGGTAACGCTACAAGGTGTTTTTGGCTCCCTCATCGCCATACCCATGCAGACAACTATCCAGACGGAAACCCTGCCAGAAATGCGTGGTAAAGTATTTGGTCTGCAAAATAACGTTATTAATATTGCCTTGTCTCTACCCTTAGCGTTAGCGGGTGTGGCTGAAACCTTTGTGGGTTTAAAAGTGGTCTTTTTGGCATTAGCGGCGATCGTCTTTTCAGGTGGTATATTGACTTGGTATAACTCTCGTGATTAA